One Anoplopoma fimbria isolate UVic2021 breed Golden Eagle Sablefish chromosome 2, Afim_UVic_2022, whole genome shotgun sequence DNA window includes the following coding sequences:
- the baz2ba gene encoding bromodomain adjacent to zinc finger domain protein 2B isoform X7: MESGERLASPAPTLSAARTSSPAASSSSSSSSSSSPSPAPHSKSSLAPSPSALGSTLSTSGRLFGAAGEQPFIGSTLSSAFPLVNHPAFGAIYTAGAGRPEFGGLGSLGMSAALAAHPQLGALSEWWRAAEAHGRGAAAFLPSFISFPPFFSPHIQPNHSASPVQIRMPSKNSHAPPKGVNGAVNGSGVCPPTTQSGIFSASPAPVHASTKPTKNLDPSNSHRSSPQSNPAELVDKPIHKTKEKKQRKKPADTCVASNSESGTSSDSSSDGSLSSDLEDLAEDDEDDDDDDEDDEEEDKQSELSDSEKRTKKKTKVLIPNTGTTKANRPLSGEPHDKKDTKSHKVSSNPPNLVPFPCSASPPALSQTSPLALHSSRSRTEGPQQHFSVIQSTGLAANSKPLALLSQPRREFSPSSSPIALTTSPKARSSNASPKPPKLLPSSSPQHLPLSLCSSPKPLSVPSPPRSTLPLPTSPKPFGSTSSVRSSQKSSLKPPRRAVPGSAKSNKRKQLEASLAQISEFRLKQTLMSQGQTFPAELKKQQQGPNKSPKRTSLSSSPLPPAPPPPPQNNHSNLFLSSALLGLPEPHHPNGVIQSITQDAPLALITKPRKDSASQGKSPQCDSDAGSMPVNLSTGASRTQATAQAGPQSQPSTTSPHATGHGSRKNKTPKGKAQTPGLGPGQGQGQGQGQGQGQGQIQGQADPLAAWKGFSQNHLVQSLVDLFRGGEPGIGIPGVSIPGVGIPGMGIPGTCNPTAGLPANKESDDSGDDDDDEDDDLEEEEEEDEEDSDDSLSESDSNSDSDVSGKKVKELKLLPSGTSKKEMTPRRLTKGPELLNTSTNHTATSCSPLNLQVIKTPTIVTSSSALAYHSSPGSSSYSLASPLGLGKRKRVMDEKELMIPLELGWRRETRIKSVAGRSQGEVAYYAPCGKKLRQYPDVMKGLQWSLLKEEEVIPHILAMEGRRGRPSSSDRQSAGEGGKGSRRRKGRPPNVGDPLVPEGPSPSEVKLLRKLEAQEIARQATQMKLMRKLEKQALARAAKEARKQQAIMAAEERRKQKEQIKILKQQEKIKRIQQIRMEKEVRAQQILEAKRKKKEEVANAKIMEAEKRIKEKELRRQQAEILKHQELERHRLDMVWERERRRQHVMLMKAVEARKKAEERERLRQEKRDEKRLNKERKLEQRRIELEIARELKKPNEDMCLSDHKPLPEFSRIPGLILPGRAVSDCLMLMQFLRGFGKVLGLDLNLDVPTLGMLQEGLLNVGDSMGQVQDLLVKLLSLAVCDPGLPPGQRTKTMLGDHLTNVGINRDNVSEVLQMYMGAHCANTELAPLALSLKTKAFQAHTPSQKASILGFLANELACSRAVISEIDKSLDQMANMRKDKIIMEGKLKKLRTIHAKRTGRREASMGVEENQSIGTPSSAAKRKRKLGGDSDDDDEEDDDSDDQAEDEDDEEEEEIKKVKKVETYDEDEVDQATSLEELEKQIEKLAKQHHQTRRKLFEISHSLRSMMYGQDRYRRRYWVLPHCGGVFIEAMESGEAPEELEEERQRRRRVAEEVKVKEEPQEIELQKEKPTNLDGQSIRMRGFEDEKEEDKEHEGKKNALFYQQPGCGTKLCTFRDVNKDVGKETTMAEDKESPHVRQNGTSPLGTPVATTTGTSSSPTRNTSEPAVATTPSMVTTNDTTSIPPPASTSLSVPCLPAPRESPGNTPPTSSPAPSPYLSFQANDQLLRVLTERSGHWFSLLPRNPCDLTSITTPPPGAPRVSPQASSTPARPRSPPQSPALPLTPSAASASASPHHPAGLLNYPLSALQVKSGASLQGVSFGSWPCGLISPSLPLCSSPNPMLGHSLEGNTAASVSSKSESPLPCIEKTSSMPSPALEMPKSLDHAAPRPIPEEMLTGWWRVSDIVELRALVGSLHSRGMREKGLQRQMQKYTEIIPQVCTKHKDVAMIELRELEESQVSVESVRGWCVEEQAMEMDIAVLQQVEELERKVTAASLQVKRPDVLSQGWTFPDPQSEREDLVYYEHKPPTKSTPGTANAGDKDSKEHPEERGEKGGVMRHLDNPLDIAVTRLADLERNIERRYLRSPLGTTIQIRLDNVGTVTVPAPAPSTSADREGSEEEVAHGMKVWRRALTEVRSAAQLAMCIQQLQKSIAWERSIMKVYCQMCRKGDNEDLLLLCDGCDKGCHTYCHKPKITSIPEGDWYCPACISKASGPSPKNKKPPSKPVASSGGGAKKGGEGKKNGKQAGNGEVTEDDPASASSTPKKGAKDTSRKRKPDESSPALPAANQESPVCVKRAKTARDNNRDLGLCRVLLAELERHQDAWPFLTPVNLKSVPGYRKVIKKPMDFSTIREKLVSSQYQNLETFIIDVNLVFDNCEKFNEDNSDIGRAGHNMRKFFEKRWTELLKQTN, from the exons ATGGAGTCTGGAGAGCGGCTGGCCTCCCCTGCGCCCACCCTGTCTGCTGCTCGCACCTCCTCCCCTGcggcctcttcctcctcctcctcctcttcgtcctcttcACCATCCCCTGCTCCCCACTCTAAGAGCAGCCTGGCCCCGAGCCCCTCAGCACTGGGATCCACCCTCAGCACCTCTG GCCGTCTGTTTGGGGCAGCAGGAGAGCAGCCCTTTATTGGCTCAACATTGTCAAGTGCCTTCCCTCTGGTCAACCACCCAGCCTTCGGAGCCATCTACACTGCCGGAGCAGGCAGGCCCGAGTTTGGAGGCCTGGGTTCCCTGGGCATGTCAGCTGCTCTGGCTGCCCACCCCCAGCTAGGAGCTCTCTCTG AGTGGTGGCGAGCTGCTGAAGCCCACGGACGGGGAGCTGCTGCCTTTCTCCCCTCTTTCATCAGCTTCCCTCCCTTCTTCAGCCCTCACATTCAGCCCAACCACAGCGCCAGTCCCGTTCAGATCAGGATGCCCAGCAAGAACAGCCATGCCCCACCTAAAG GGGTGAATGGGGCAGTAAACGGCAGCGGGGTCTGTCCTCCCACCACACAATCAGGGATCTTTTCTGCCAGTCCGGCTCCTGTCCACGCATCAACTAAGCCCACCAAAAATTTAGATCCTTCTAACAGTCACCGTAGCAGCCCTCAGAGCAATCCAGCAGAGTTGGTGGACAAGCCCATCCACAAAACTAAAGAGAAG AAGCAACGGAAGAAGCCAGCAGACACTTGTGTGGCAAGCAACAGTGAGTCAGGCACTTCCTCGGACAGCTCAAGTGACGGCTCCCTCAGCAGTGATCTGGAAGACCTGGCAGAGGATGACGAAGACGACGATGATGACGACGAGGATgacgaagaggaggacaagCAGAGTGAATTATCAGACTCTGAGAAGCggacaaagaagaaaacaaag GTTTTGATACCAAACACTGGAACTACAAAGGCTAACAGACCACTCTCTGGGGAACCCCATGACAAGAAAGACACCAAGTCCCACAAGGTCTCCTCCAACCCCCCAAACCTTGTGCCCTTCCCCTGCTCTGCCTCCCCTCCTGCCTTGTCCCAAACCTCGCCGCTGGCCCTGCACAGCTCCAGGTCCCGGACAGAGGGGCCACAGCAGCACTTCAGTGTGATCCAGTCCACAGGCCTGGCTGCCAACTCAAAGCCCCTGGCACTCCTCTCTCAGCCCCGCCGGGAGTTCTCACCGTCTTCCTCCCCCATAGCCCTCACCACATCTCCAAAGGCCCGCTCCAGCAATGCCTCTCCCAAACCTCCCAAActgctgccctcctcctccccccagcacctgcccctctccctctgctcctcccctAAGCCTCTCTCTGTGCCCTCTCCACCCCGCTCGACTCTCCCGCTGCCTACCTCCCCAAAACCCTTTGGTTCGACCTCATCTGTGAGAAGCTCCCAGAAGTCCTCTCTGAAGCCACCTAGGCGCGCTGTTCCTGGCTCTGCCAAATCCAACAAAAGGAAACAGCTGGAAGCTTCTCTTGCGCAGATCAGTGAGTTCAGGCTTAAACAG ACTCTAATGTCCCAAGGGCAGACATTCCCAGCTGAGCTAAAGAAGCAGCAGCAAGGTCCAAACAAGTCTCCCAAGAGGACGTCTCTGTCTTCATCGCCGCTGCCACCcgctccgcctcctccaccccagaACAATCACTCCAACCTCTTCCTCTCGAGTGCCCTGCTGGGGCTCCCCGAACCCCATCACCCCAATGGAGTCATCCAAAGCATCACTCAGGACGCACCTTTGGCCCTCATCACCAAACCTCGCAAGGACTCTGCCTCTCAAGGCAAGTCCCCTCAGTGCGACTCCGATGCGGGGTCGATGCCTGTCAATCTGAGCACAGGGGCGAGCAGGACCCAAGCAACTGCCCAGGCTGGGCCTCAGTCACAGCCCTCCACTACCTCACCCCATGCCACAGGCCATGGATCTAGAAAGAACAAGACCCCCAAGGGTAAGGCACAGACACCAGGGCTGGGACCGGGACAGGGACAGGGACAGGGACAGGGACAGGGTCAGGGACAGGGACAGATACAGGGTCAGGCAGACCCTTTAGCTGCCTGGAAAGGCTTCTCTCAGAACCATCTGGTACAATCTCTAGTAGATTTGTTTCGTGGAGGAGAGCCCGGGATCGGGATTCCTGGAGTGAGTATCCCTGGAGTGGGAATTCCCGGAATGGGGATCCCTGGGACATGTAACCCCACAGCCGGTCTCCCGGCTAACAAGGAATCTGACGACTCGGgggatgacgatgatgatgaggatgacgaccttgaggaggaggaggaggaggatgaagaggactCAGATGATAGTCTGTCAG AGTCTGACAGCAACTCAGACAGTGATGTCTCCGGGAAGAAAGTGAAGGAGTTAAAGCTGCTGCCGTCTGGGACATCCAAAAAGGAGATGACTCCTCGCAGGCTAACCAAAGGCCCAGAACTACTGAACACCTCAACCAATCACACCGCCACCAGCTGCTCCCCTCTCAACCTACAGGTCATCAAGACTCCCACCATTGTCACCAGCTCCAGTGCCTTGGCCTATCACAGCTCCCCAGGCTCTTCCTCCTACAGCCTAGCCTCTCCATTAG GCttagggaagaggaagagggtgaTGGATGAGAAAGAGTTGATGATACCTCTGGAGTTGGG GTGGCGGAGAGAAACCAGAATCAAATCAGTGGCTGGGCGGTCACAGGGCGAGGTGGCGTACTACGCCCCCTGTGGCAAGAAACTAAGACAGTACCCAGATGTGATGAAG GGTTTACAGTGGAGCCTGTTGAAGGAAGAGGAGGTAATTCCACACATTTTGGCGATGGAAGGTCGTCGGGGTCGTCCCTCTAGTTCAGACCGCCAGTCAGCGGGTGAAGGTGGCAAAGGCTCCCGCCGGAGGAAGGGCCGGCCCCCTAATGTGGGCGATCCGCTGGTGCCCGAGGGCCCCAGTCCCAGTGAGGTCAAACTCCTGCGCAAACTAGAGGCTCAAG AAATAGCCCGACAGGCCACCCAGATGAAACTGATGAGAAAACTGGAAAAGCAGGCACTGGCGCGTGCAGCCAAAGAAGCTCGGAAACAGCAAG CTATCATGGCAGCGGAGGAGAGGCGGAAGCAGAAAGAGCAGATCAAGATCCTCAAGCAGCAG GAAAAGATCAAGCGTATTCAGCAGATTCGGATGGAGAAGGAAGTCAGGGCGCAGCAAATTTTGGAG GCCAAACggaaaaagaaggaagaagtGGCCAATGCCAAAATAATGGAGGCTGAAAAGCGGATAAAg GAGAAAGAGTTGAGGAGGCAGCAGGCGGAGATCCTCAAACACCAG GAGTTGGAGAGGCATAGACTAGATATGGTATGg gagagggagaggaggaggcaacATGTAATGCTGATGAAGGCGGTTGAGGCTCGCAAGAAAGCAGAG GAGCGTGAGCGCTTGCGGCAGGAGAAAAGGGATGAGAAGCGCCTGAATAAAGAGCGTAAACTGGAGCAACGGAGGATAGAGCTGGAGATAGCCAGGGAGCTGAAGAAGCCAAATGAAGACATGTGTCTGTCTGATCACAAG CCTCTCCCTGAGTTCTCCCGGATTCCTGGACTCATCCTGCCAGGACGCGCTGTGTCCGACTGCCTGATGCTGATGCAGTTCCTGCGAGGCTTCGGGAAGGTGTTGGGCCTTGATTTGAATTTGGATGTGCCCACCCTGGGCATGCTGCAGGAGGGCTTGCTCAATGTGGGGGACAGCATGGGCCAAGTCCAGGACCTTCTGGTCAAACTGCTTTCTTTGGCAGTGTGTGATCCCGGTTTGCCACCTGGACAAAGG ACTAAAACCATGCTGGGGGACCACCTGACCAATGTTGGAATCAACAGGGATAATGTGTCTGAGGTGCTACAGATGTACATGGGAGCCCATTGTGCCAATACAGAGCTGGCCCCTCTGGCCCTCAGTCTGAAGACCAAGGCCTTCCAGGCCCACACGCCTTCCCAGAAGGCCTCAATCCTGGGCTTCCTGGCTAATGAGCTGGCCTGCAGCAGAGCTGTTATCAG TGAGATTGACAAGAGCCTGGATCAGATGGCAAACATGAGAAAGGACAAGATCATTATGGAGGGAAAACTGAAGAA GCTGAGGACCATTCATGCCAAACGCACCGGGAGGAGGGAAGCCAGCATGGGTGTTGAAGAGAACCAGTCCATCGGCACTCCGTCCTCTGCCGCCAAACGCAAGAGGAAACTGGGCGGAGACAGCGACGATGACGATGAAGAGGATGACGACAGCGATGACCAGGCAGAGGACGAGgacgatgaggaggaagaagaaataaagaaggtTAAAAAGGTGGAGACATATGatgag GATGAAGTTGACCAAGCCACCagtctggaggagctggagaagcagATAGAGAAATTAGCCAAG CAACATCATCAGACCAGAAGAAAGCTGTTTGAAATATCCCATTCTCTGCGCTCCATGATGTACGGCCAGGACCGTTACCGCCGCCGGTACTGGGTACTTCCCCACTGTGGAGGGGTCTTCATTGAAGCCATGGAGAGTGGAGAAG CTCCAGAGGAACTGGAGGAGgagcgacagaggaggaggagagtggcAGAGGAGGTCAAGGTGAAGGAGGAACCTCAGGAGATCGAGTTGCAGAAGGAGAAACCCACCAACCTCGATGGGCAGAGCATTCGAATGCGAGGCTTTGAGGACGAgaaagaggaggacaaagagcaCGAGGGGAAGAAAAACGCCCTCTTTTACCAGCAGCCAGGCTGTGGAACCAAACTGTGCACATTCCGCGACGTCAACAAGGACGTCGGCAAAGAAACGACGATGGCAGAGGACAAGGAGAGTCCCCACGTGAGACAAAACGGCACCAGCCCCTTGGGCACTCCTGTTGCCACAACCACAGGAACATCATCCTCCCCCACTCGCAATACCTCTGAGCCAGCAGTAGCAACAACCCCCTCCATGGTGACCACTAATGACACTACAAGCATCCCTCCCCCGGCCTCAACCTCTTTATCTGTCCCGTGCCTGCCAGCCCCACGGGAAAGCCCAGGGAACACTCCTCCGACCTCCTCCCCGGCTCCATCCCCGTACCTCTCATTCCAAGCCAACGACCAGCTGCTCAGAGTCCTGACGGAGAGGAGCGGACACTGGTTCAGTCTGCTCCCTCGCAACCCCTGTGACCTCACTTCCATCACCACGCCTCCTCCAGGAGCGCCTCGTGTGTCTCCCCAGGCGTCCTCCACCCCAGCCAGGCCCAGATCCCCACCTCAGTCCCCTGCCCTGCCTCTCACCCCTTCTGCTGCCTCAGCGTCCGCCAGCCCGCATCACCCAGCTGGCCTCCTCAACTACCCACTATCAGCCCTGCAG gTGAAGTCAGGGGCCTCATTGCAAGGAGTTTCTTTCGGAAGCTGGCCCTGTGGCTTGATAAGTCCCAGCCTGCCTCTGTGCAGCAGCCCCAATCCCATGCTAGGTCACTCTCTGGAGGGCAACACAGCAGCAAGTGTCTCCAGCAAGAGTGAATCACCTTTGCCTTGCATCGAGAAAACCTCATCCATGCCCTCTCCTGCCCTGGAGATGCCCAAATCCCTGGACCACGCCGCACCTCGGCCTATTCCAGAGG AGATGCTGACAGGGTGGTGGCGGGTGTCTGACATCGTGGAGCTGAGGGCTTTAGTCGGTTCTCTTCACAGCCGGGGCATGAGAGAGAAAGGCCTCCAGAGGCAAATGCAGAAATACACAGAGATCATCCCCCAGGTTTGCACCAAACACAAAGACG TGGCCATGATTGAGCTGCGTGAGCTGGAGGAAAGCCAGGTCAGTGTGGAGTCCGTGCGGGGCTGGTGTGTCGAGGAGCAGGCCATGGAGATGGACATTGCCGTGCTGCAGCAGGtagaggagctggagaggaaggTCACCGCCGCCAGCCTGCAGGTCAAG AGGCCTGATGTCCTCTCCCAGGGCTGGACATTTCCAGACCCTCAATCTGAGCGAGAGGACCTGGTGTATTACGAGCACAAGCCCCCCACCAAATCAACGCCAGGGACCGCCAACGCCGGAGACAAGGACTCCAAGGAGCACCCGGAGGAGCGGGGGGAGAAGGGCGGGGTGATGCGTCACCTGGACAACCCGCTGGACATAGCAGTGACACGTCTGGCCGATCTGGAGCGCAACATCGAGAGAAGGTACCTGAGGAGCCCCTTAGGTACCACCATTCAGATCAGGCTGGATAATGTGGGTACGGTCACTGTCCCTGCTCCTGCCCCATCCACTAGTGCTGACAGGGAAGG CAGCGAGGAGGAGGTGGCCCATGGTATGAAGGTGTGGAGGAGGGCTCTGACTGAAGTGCGTAGCGCTGCCCAGTTGGCCATGTGTATCCAGCAACTACAGAAGTCCATCGCCTGGGAGAGGTCCATCATGAAAGTG tactGTCAGATGTGCAGGAAGGGAGATAACGAGGACCTCCTCCTGCTGTGTGACGGCTGTGACAAAGGCTGCCACACTTACTGTCACAAACCCAAGATCACCAGTATCCCAGAGGGAGACTGGTACTGCCCGGCCTGCATTTCCAAG GCAAGTGGCCCTTctcccaaaaacaaaaaacctccAAGCAAACCAGTAGCATCCAGCGGAGGAGGTGCTAAAAAAGGTGGAGAGGGGAAGAAGAACGGGAAGCAGGCAGGTAACGGAGAAGTCACGGAGGACGACCCGGCCAGCGCCAGCAGCACGCCCAAGAAAGGAGCAAAAGACACCAGCAGGAAGAGGAAACCAGATGAGAGCTCACCTGCTCTgccagcagccaatcaggagaGCCCTGTGTGTGTCAAGAGAGCCAAGACGGCTAGAGACAACAACAGGGACCTGGGATTATGCAG GGTGCTCCTTGCTGAGTTGGAGCGGCATCAGGATGCATGGCCTTTTCTCACACCCGTCAACCTGAAATCAGTCCCCGGCTACAGGAAGGTCATCAAGAAACCGATGGACTTCTCCACCATACGTGAGAAGCTTGTGAGCAGCCA GTATCAAAACCTTGAGACCTTTATCATTGATGTCAACTTGGTCTTTGATAACTGCGAGAAATTCAATGAAGACAATTCAGACATTGGTCGAGCTGGTCATAACATGAGGAAGTTCTTTGAGAAGCGCTGGACTGAGcttctgaaacaaacaaactaa